A single Triticum dicoccoides isolate Atlit2015 ecotype Zavitan chromosome 2A, WEW_v2.0, whole genome shotgun sequence DNA region contains:
- the LOC119354960 gene encoding protein indeterminate-domain 16-like, producing the protein MEEQGERGLQLLLPAAAARVLREAPASAATDHQQLDLDLSMSIGPRQQQLQLPRPAPPTPPANESRRAAATVAASAATARQLQQQQVTVDVRAVKQQTAEQARMASAERAYAERVRELAKRELELAEREFARARMIWERAREEVERVERMKQIAARRLGSAASAAALEITCHACMQRFHP; encoded by the coding sequence ATGGaggagcaaggggagagggggctCCAGCTGCTGCTCCCCGCAGCCGCTGCTCGGGTGCTCCGGGAAGCGCCGGCCAGCGCCGCCACCGACCACCAGCAGCTGGACCTCGACCTGTCCATGAGCATTGGGCCGaggcagcagcagctgcagctgcCACGGCCGGCGCCGCCGACTCCACCGGCGAACGAGAGCAGGAGAGCGGCGGCGACTGTGGCCGCCAGCGCTGCGACGGCGAGGCAGCTGCAGCAGCAGCAGGTGACGGTGGACGTCCGCGCCGTGAAGCAGCAGACGGCGGAGCAGGCGCGGATGGCGTCGGCGGAGCGCGCCTACGCGGAGCGCGTCCGGGAGCTGGCCAAGCGGGAGCTGGAGCTCGCCGAGAGGGAGTTCGCGCGCGCCAGGATGATCTGGGAGCGTGCCCGCGAGGAGGTGGAGCGGGTGGAGCGGATGAAGCAGATCGCCGCCAGGCGGCTCGGCTccgccgcgtccgccgccgcgctcgAGATCACCTGCCACGCCTGCATGCAGCGCTTCCATCCTTAA